One window of Saimiri boliviensis isolate mSaiBol1 chromosome 4, mSaiBol1.pri, whole genome shotgun sequence genomic DNA carries:
- the LOC120361159 gene encoding uncharacterized protein LOC120361159 isoform X1, whose product MTSGFWLIRKKAFYSKLVKDSSHVFLWNQGQRCEQGVKYKAKIFLRMDPHQKVPSIYNGNTLQTPGYEKVSKYKDELERHEGRRMEERRYKCSECGKKFAQSSGLVRHQRIHTGEKPYECDHCGKAFSVRSTLTVHERIHTGEKPYSCNECKKAFSVRAHLIIHQRIHNGEKPYECNECGKAFSVSSDLIKHQRIHTGEKPYECDECGKAFSVSSALIKHQRIHTGEKPYECKECGKAFYVNSALINHQRIHSGEKPYECGECGKAFSQISTLIHHQRIHTGEKPYECEECGKAFRGSSNLTKHQKIHAKGKCHQ is encoded by the exons ATGACCTCTGGATTTTGGCTCATAAGGAAGAAGGCCTTCTACTCTAAGCTTGTAAAGGACTCCTCTCATGTATTCCTCTG gaATCAAGGTCAGAGGTGTGAACAAGGTGTCAAGTATAAAGCGAAGATTTTTCTAAGGATGGACCCACACCAGAAGGTCCCTAGCATATATAATGGGAACACTTTACAGACTCCTGGGTATGAAAAAGTCTCTAAGTATAAGGACGAGTTAGAAAGGCACGAGGGAAGGCGCATGGAAGAAAGACGGTATAaatgcagtgaatgtggaaagAAGTTTGCCCAGAGCTCGGGGCTTGTTCGACATCAGAGaatccacactggagagaaaccctatgagtgTGATCACTGTGGAAAAGCCTTTAGCGTGCGCTCAACCCTCACTGTGCATGAAAGAATTCACACTGGTGAGAAGCCTTATTCCTGTAATGAGTGTAAGAAAGCCTTCAGTGTAAGGGCACACCTGATTATACATCAGAGAATCCACaatggagagaaaccctatgaatgcaaTGAGTGTGGCAAAGCATTTAGTGTGAGCTCAGACCTTATCAAACATCAGAGAATCCATACTGGTGAGAAACCTTATGAGTGTGATGAGTGTGGAAAAGCTTTCAGTGTGAGCTCAGCCCTCATCAAGCATCAGAGAATCCACACAGGAGAAAAGCCGTATGAGTGTAAGGAATGTGGAAAGGCCTTCTATGTGAACTCAGCACTTATTAATCACCAGAGGATTCACTCTGGAGAAAAGCCCTATGAGTGTGGAGAGTGTGGAAAAGCATTCAGCCAGATCTCAACCCTTATTCATCACCAGAGAatccatactggagagaaaccatatgAGTGTGAAGAGTGTGGGAAAGCTTTCCGTGGGAGTTCTAATCTTACTAAACACCAGAAAATACATGCCAAAGGAAAGTGTCATCAGTGA
- the LOC120361159 gene encoding uncharacterized protein LOC120361159 isoform X2 codes for MDPHQKVPSIYNGNTLQTPGYEKVSKYKDELERHEGRRMEERRYKCSECGKKFAQSSGLVRHQRIHTGEKPYECDHCGKAFSVRSTLTVHERIHTGEKPYSCNECKKAFSVRAHLIIHQRIHNGEKPYECNECGKAFSVSSDLIKHQRIHTGEKPYECDECGKAFSVSSALIKHQRIHTGEKPYECKECGKAFYVNSALINHQRIHSGEKPYECGECGKAFSQISTLIHHQRIHTGEKPYECEECGKAFRGSSNLTKHQKIHAKGKCHQ; via the coding sequence ATGGACCCACACCAGAAGGTCCCTAGCATATATAATGGGAACACTTTACAGACTCCTGGGTATGAAAAAGTCTCTAAGTATAAGGACGAGTTAGAAAGGCACGAGGGAAGGCGCATGGAAGAAAGACGGTATAaatgcagtgaatgtggaaagAAGTTTGCCCAGAGCTCGGGGCTTGTTCGACATCAGAGaatccacactggagagaaaccctatgagtgTGATCACTGTGGAAAAGCCTTTAGCGTGCGCTCAACCCTCACTGTGCATGAAAGAATTCACACTGGTGAGAAGCCTTATTCCTGTAATGAGTGTAAGAAAGCCTTCAGTGTAAGGGCACACCTGATTATACATCAGAGAATCCACaatggagagaaaccctatgaatgcaaTGAGTGTGGCAAAGCATTTAGTGTGAGCTCAGACCTTATCAAACATCAGAGAATCCATACTGGTGAGAAACCTTATGAGTGTGATGAGTGTGGAAAAGCTTTCAGTGTGAGCTCAGCCCTCATCAAGCATCAGAGAATCCACACAGGAGAAAAGCCGTATGAGTGTAAGGAATGTGGAAAGGCCTTCTATGTGAACTCAGCACTTATTAATCACCAGAGGATTCACTCTGGAGAAAAGCCCTATGAGTGTGGAGAGTGTGGAAAAGCATTCAGCCAGATCTCAACCCTTATTCATCACCAGAGAatccatactggagagaaaccatatgAGTGTGAAGAGTGTGGGAAAGCTTTCCGTGGGAGTTCTAATCTTACTAAACACCAGAAAATACATGCCAAAGGAAAGTGTCATCAGTGA